One window of Phycisphaeraceae bacterium genomic DNA carries:
- a CDS encoding helix-turn-helix transcriptional regulator has translation MHSQTTIVLRTTQFEAGIFRSIGRNPGELRHDVTRTHLIAIPRSVSAITQAGRGERITTPVRAVFYNRGCHYTARSVCSLRETTLFIRVPTAVLADAIRPHDPRVDARGEQPLTFTDGPMSDATYLALTRIALASPRAHDADRVLRGAVRELIDGAYAERARRAPSRHGVNDDDYVRWAQELISLSIGENIGLAEIARRVGVSSSHLCQAFRRRLGMTTQEFRACLRLRFAMQALAGTTRPVGRIEPIAANLGYPDPAQFALEFRRRFGVPAESMGSILRSGVLHPAGV, from the coding sequence ATGCATTCGCAAACGACGATCGTTCTCCGGACAACTCAATTCGAAGCGGGGATCTTCCGGTCGATCGGTCGGAACCCCGGAGAGTTGCGGCACGACGTCACGCGGACGCATCTGATCGCCATTCCCCGCAGCGTCAGCGCGATCACGCAGGCCGGGCGGGGCGAAAGAATCACGACTCCGGTTCGCGCCGTGTTCTATAACCGGGGTTGTCACTACACCGCCCGAAGCGTGTGCTCGCTGCGGGAAACGACGCTGTTCATCCGCGTTCCGACGGCTGTGCTGGCGGACGCGATCCGTCCGCACGATCCGCGCGTGGACGCGCGGGGCGAGCAACCTCTGACATTTACCGATGGACCGATGAGCGATGCGACGTATCTGGCGCTGACGCGCATCGCGTTGGCTTCGCCTCGGGCGCACGATGCGGACAGAGTGCTGCGCGGCGCGGTGCGAGAATTGATCGATGGTGCGTACGCCGAGCGAGCTCGGCGTGCACCTTCGCGCCACGGTGTGAATGACGATGACTACGTCCGGTGGGCTCAGGAACTGATCTCGCTGAGCATCGGAGAGAACATCGGGTTGGCGGAGATCGCAAGGCGGGTGGGGGTTTCGTCGTCGCACCTGTGCCAGGCCTTCCGGCGCCGGCTCGGCATGACGACCCAGGAATTCCGCGCTTGTCTGCGGCTGCGTTTCGCGATGCAGGCGCTGGCGGGAACGACCCGGCCCGTCGGACGGATCGAGCCGATCGCCGCGAACTTGGGGTATCCCGATCCCGCGCAATTCGCACTTGAATTCCGCCGGCGCTTCGGTGTCCCGGCGGAAAGCATGGGCTCGATTCTTCGGTCGGGCGTGCTCCACCCCGCGGGGGTGTAG
- a CDS encoding matrixin family metalloprotease: protein MRMQCLLLAVIAPFAVASTVANAGSGSGELSELHREMLSKRSDAALSTCFAEGASPELVAAFAPADAARFQNAGRWERAAYAPAGSPFGQPVTISYSIVPDGTPINGFNGEADAPSNLREFLTGIHGSEAAWMAHVHAAFARWSEVCGVKYVFEENDDGVALGYGLGVPGVRGDCRIGGHRIDTNGNILAYAFFPSSFEIGESGDVVVDTSDNFFNNLAGNSLLLRNVIAHEHGHGLGMAHACPVDASKLMEPFIASNFDGPRHDEVRHGQYLYGDRFEPNDDAGAATAMGELSACGALRVGDRTTISPFNPAELNRIPQTSPAALGYFGDRDFYSFETTAALRVDVKLEPVGYLFDDSPEACGGCCSGTLGDSQRQWRLGFDVLAADGQTVIGSETATTLGGAALASEVLLPSAGNYFVRVRGDAFEAGSQMYSLVIDARSAALRASPAGETDQGVLPGASRAIDIVVAPDREEVDVSSSRLWYRRTPAEAWRAALLRQESPGLLRGIIFNVPCGVPLEWYAEVAGTGGTVVTTPCGAPAATHKPFVGARTVVFEDDFEVGRGWSVGTDTATSGNWTRTIPVGTQAQPGEDRSPVGSRCYVTGNGLPGDAPGAADVDGGYTQVVSPLLNLAVYSDVEVSYWRWYSNGSSSGPYVDTASFDVNVNNTSNFFWRKADIIGPGSAIDTDVNGGWRKRAFRFSSLPVTPTSMTRLRFYVSDLFEGSIVEAALDDVKVVGLRCDAVPSCIGDLNGNKVVGDADFGLFVEAYNQMLCPAENQTCPADFDLNGFVDDADFSIFVGAYASMVCS, encoded by the coding sequence ATGCGAATGCAATGCTTGTTGCTCGCGGTTATCGCACCGTTCGCCGTCGCGAGCACAGTGGCGAACGCGGGATCGGGGAGCGGGGAGCTCTCGGAACTGCATCGCGAGATGCTGAGCAAGCGGTCGGACGCAGCACTTTCGACGTGTTTCGCCGAGGGCGCGAGCCCGGAACTCGTCGCGGCGTTCGCGCCCGCTGACGCGGCGCGCTTTCAGAACGCGGGTCGCTGGGAAAGGGCGGCGTATGCGCCGGCGGGCAGCCCCTTCGGACAACCCGTCACGATTTCGTACTCGATTGTTCCGGATGGAACTCCGATCAACGGGTTCAACGGTGAGGCGGATGCGCCGTCCAATCTGCGCGAATTCCTCACCGGAATTCACGGGAGCGAAGCGGCGTGGATGGCTCATGTGCACGCGGCGTTTGCGCGCTGGAGCGAGGTGTGCGGCGTGAAGTACGTCTTCGAAGAGAACGACGACGGCGTGGCGCTTGGGTACGGGCTCGGGGTGCCTGGAGTGAGGGGTGACTGCCGCATCGGCGGGCACCGGATCGACACAAACGGGAACATCCTGGCGTACGCGTTCTTTCCTTCCTCGTTCGAAATCGGTGAGAGCGGGGACGTCGTCGTCGATACGAGCGACAACTTTTTCAACAATCTCGCGGGCAATTCTCTGCTGCTGCGGAATGTGATCGCCCACGAGCATGGGCATGGGTTGGGGATGGCGCACGCGTGCCCGGTCGATGCTTCGAAACTCATGGAGCCGTTTATCGCGTCCAATTTCGATGGGCCGCGGCACGATGAGGTACGTCACGGGCAATACCTGTACGGCGATCGATTCGAACCCAACGATGATGCCGGGGCGGCGACAGCGATGGGAGAGTTGAGCGCCTGCGGGGCGCTGCGCGTGGGCGATCGGACCACGATTTCGCCGTTCAATCCGGCGGAACTGAACCGCATACCCCAGACGTCGCCCGCGGCACTCGGGTACTTTGGCGACCGCGATTTCTATTCGTTCGAAACGACGGCGGCGCTGCGGGTCGACGTGAAGCTCGAACCAGTCGGGTACTTGTTCGACGATTCTCCCGAGGCTTGCGGCGGCTGCTGCTCGGGCACGCTTGGCGATTCTCAGAGGCAGTGGCGGCTCGGCTTTGATGTGTTGGCGGCGGACGGCCAAACGGTCATCGGGTCCGAGACCGCGACGACACTCGGCGGCGCTGCGCTCGCGTCGGAGGTGCTGCTGCCGAGCGCCGGGAATTACTTCGTTCGGGTTCGGGGCGACGCCTTCGAAGCCGGATCGCAGATGTATTCGCTTGTGATCGATGCGAGGAGCGCCGCGCTCCGTGCCTCGCCGGCGGGTGAAACGGATCAGGGTGTCTTGCCGGGGGCTTCGCGAGCGATTGATATCGTGGTCGCACCGGATCGGGAAGAGGTGGACGTTTCGAGTTCGCGTTTGTGGTATCGGCGCACTCCGGCCGAGGCGTGGCGCGCGGCGCTCCTGCGGCAAGAATCGCCCGGCCTGCTTCGGGGAATCATTTTCAACGTTCCGTGCGGCGTGCCGCTTGAGTGGTACGCGGAGGTCGCCGGAACGGGCGGCACGGTGGTGACGACGCCTTGCGGGGCACCCGCCGCAACGCACAAGCCATTCGTCGGTGCACGGACGGTTGTGTTCGAAGACGATTTTGAAGTCGGTCGCGGCTGGAGTGTCGGGACCGATACCGCGACATCGGGAAACTGGACGCGCACCATTCCTGTCGGGACGCAGGCGCAGCCGGGCGAAGATCGCTCGCCGGTGGGATCGCGGTGCTATGTCACCGGGAACGGTCTGCCGGGCGACGCACCCGGCGCTGCCGATGTGGACGGTGGGTACACGCAGGTCGTGAGCCCGCTTCTGAATCTGGCGGTGTATTCCGATGTCGAGGTGTCGTACTGGCGCTGGTATTCCAATGGGAGCAGCAGCGGTCCGTACGTTGACACCGCGAGCTTTGATGTCAATGTCAATAACACTTCGAACTTCTTCTGGCGCAAGGCCGACATCATCGGTCCGGGAAGTGCGATCGATACCGACGTCAACGGTGGCTGGCGGAAGCGCGCGTTCCGATTCTCGTCATTGCCGGTCACGCCGACGAGCATGACAAGGCTGCGGTTTTACGTGTCGGATCTCTTTGAAGGATCGATTGTCGAAGCGGCGTTGGATGATGTGAAGGTGGTGGGGCTCCGATGCGATGCCGTGCCCTCATGCATCGGCGACCTCAACGGAAACAAGGTTGTCGGCGATGCCGATTTCGGCCTGTTCGTCGAGGCGTACAACCAGATGCTGTGCCCAGCGGAAAACCAGACCTGTCCCGCCGACTTCGATCTGAACGGATTTGTGGACGACGCGGACTTTTCAATCTTTGTCGGAGCCTACGCGAGCATGGTCTGTTCGTGA
- the ilvE gene encoding branched-chain-amino-acid transaminase: MATSTIVPSPTGNASALPGPSVFHVPSAQEERPFIYVNGQMLPKNKAMVSVYDHGLLYGDGVFEGIRVYRGKIFKSKQHMDRLYKCAEAIRLQIPITKDEMVAVQRRCIEMNNISEGYIRLVVSRGYGTLGLDPRKCPVPGVICIADEIHLFPKEMYENGMRVIVANRPKTPIPCLDPRIKSLNYLNNILAKCEAIDYGCHEVIMMNTEGFVTEGSGDNVFMVKDGVVYTTPSDAGILEGITREFVQKVLCPALGLKCAEKNMKLDELLKADEVFLTGSAAEIIAISQIDQHDGKAITKANHIGKTKGEGPITKKLRAKFREIVTSDNVPEE, translated from the coding sequence ATGGCCACTTCGACCATCGTGCCAAGCCCCACCGGCAACGCCTCCGCTCTGCCGGGCCCCAGCGTCTTTCATGTTCCGAGCGCGCAGGAAGAACGCCCCTTCATCTACGTCAACGGTCAGATGCTCCCCAAGAACAAGGCCATGGTCAGCGTCTACGACCACGGACTGCTCTACGGCGACGGCGTTTTCGAGGGCATCCGCGTCTACCGCGGCAAGATCTTCAAGTCCAAGCAGCACATGGACCGGCTCTACAAATGCGCCGAAGCCATCCGCCTGCAGATCCCCATCACAAAGGATGAAATGGTCGCCGTGCAGCGCCGCTGCATCGAGATGAACAACATCTCCGAGGGGTACATCCGCCTCGTCGTCAGCCGCGGCTACGGCACGCTCGGCCTCGACCCGCGCAAGTGCCCGGTTCCCGGCGTCATCTGCATCGCCGACGAGATCCACCTGTTCCCGAAAGAGATGTACGAGAACGGGATGCGCGTCATCGTCGCCAACCGACCCAAAACGCCGATCCCCTGCCTCGATCCGCGTATTAAGAGCCTCAACTACCTGAACAACATCCTTGCGAAGTGCGAAGCGATCGACTACGGCTGCCACGAAGTCATCATGATGAACACCGAGGGCTTTGTCACCGAAGGTTCGGGCGACAACGTGTTCATGGTGAAAGACGGCGTCGTCTACACCACGCCGAGCGACGCGGGCATTCTTGAAGGGATCACACGCGAATTCGTGCAGAAGGTTCTCTGCCCGGCGCTCGGCCTCAAGTGCGCCGAAAAAAACATGAAGCTCGACGAACTGCTCAAGGCCGACGAGGTGTTCCTGACCGGTTCCGCGGCGGAAATCATCGCGATCTCGCAGATCGATCAGCACGACGGCAAAGCCATCACCAAGGCCAACCACATCGGTAAGACCAAGGGCGAAGGGCCGATCACCAAGAAACTCCGCGCCAAGTTCCGCGAGATCGTGACCAGCGACAATGTGCCGGAGGAATAG
- a CDS encoding helix-turn-helix transcriptional regulator: MARSHLLAFPRGTSSIRQSGQPAQIATPVFAVFYNVGCEYTATSIGSDRESTAFVRVGGRDLREMIGGFDPAVADRPEAPFSFSSGPVSDRVFISQAALECSATRLDALAAEETTLRLVNDVVVAAYTARSIRRRVRAGKSDRDYAHWTQEILASSFRSQSGLTELAERVGVSPFYLCRIFKREVGMTIHEFRDRLRLRAALVEIADSDLPMSLIAARAGYSSQSHFTDAFRTRFGVPPGRGRKLLKNRACASEFEDRKILED, from the coding sequence GTGGCGCGCTCGCACCTGCTCGCGTTTCCGCGCGGCACGTCGAGCATCAGGCAGTCGGGACAGCCGGCGCAGATCGCGACGCCGGTGTTCGCGGTTTTCTACAACGTCGGCTGCGAGTACACGGCGACCTCGATCGGTTCGGATCGCGAGAGCACCGCGTTTGTACGAGTGGGAGGACGGGATCTGCGCGAGATGATCGGCGGCTTCGATCCAGCCGTCGCCGACCGCCCCGAGGCGCCGTTTTCGTTTTCGTCGGGGCCGGTCTCCGACCGGGTGTTTATTTCCCAGGCGGCACTTGAGTGTTCGGCGACGCGTCTCGACGCGCTCGCGGCGGAAGAAACGACGCTCCGGCTCGTGAATGACGTCGTCGTGGCGGCGTACACGGCGCGGTCGATCCGGCGGAGAGTCCGCGCCGGAAAATCGGACCGGGACTACGCGCACTGGACTCAGGAAATCCTCGCTTCGAGCTTTCGGTCGCAGAGCGGGCTGACGGAACTCGCCGAACGCGTCGGCGTTTCGCCGTTCTATCTCTGCCGCATCTTCAAGCGCGAAGTCGGGATGACAATTCACGAATTCCGCGATCGGCTGCGCCTTCGGGCGGCACTGGTTGAAATCGCCGACTCCGATCTCCCGATGTCGCTCATCGCGGCACGCGCCGGCTACTCGAGTCAAAGCCACTTCACCGATGCGTTCCGGACTCGATTCGGTGTGCCGCCCGGCCGCGGCAGGAAGCTCCTGAAAAATAGGGCTTGCGCCTCCGAATTTGAAGACCGCAAGATTCTGGAAGACTGA
- a CDS encoding NHL repeat-containing protein: MKSLKSLFVVALLAFAAASAHAERFVLVGSWQGAINRYRLDGSFVDQFVAPGTGGMSFPDGMAYGADGNLYVADANNARVLRFNGSTGAIMGTFAMGSLQRAGYCEFGPDGLLYVCSNGDNAVHRFDPTTGASPGVFAKVAGMQFPAGLAWSDNTMYVTGFQSNRVYKFNAVSGASLGTLAGTFNMPLYVRAGLGGNLYISEYGRNAVSKYSLVQNQIISSYTNQMNGPVGQTVLPDGTMLVTEWNAGIINKYNEATGAFLGAFVTGFPQCNDILVTPDIVPAPGALGGILLGLAVLGRRRR; this comes from the coding sequence ATGAAGTCTTTGAAATCTTTGTTCGTTGTCGCATTGCTGGCCTTTGCCGCGGCCTCGGCGCACGCGGAACGCTTTGTGCTCGTTGGCAGTTGGCAGGGAGCGATCAATCGCTATCGCCTCGACGGCTCCTTTGTGGATCAATTCGTCGCGCCGGGCACCGGCGGCATGAGCTTTCCGGACGGCATGGCATATGGAGCGGATGGAAACTTGTACGTGGCGGATGCGAACAACGCCCGCGTGCTCCGATTCAATGGTTCGACGGGCGCGATCATGGGCACCTTTGCGATGGGCTCGCTGCAACGTGCCGGATACTGCGAGTTCGGCCCCGACGGTTTGCTGTATGTCTGCAGCAACGGGGACAACGCGGTGCATCGGTTCGATCCGACGACCGGCGCGTCGCCGGGAGTCTTCGCGAAAGTTGCCGGGATGCAGTTTCCGGCAGGGCTCGCTTGGTCCGACAACACCATGTACGTCACCGGGTTTCAGAGCAACAGGGTCTACAAGTTCAACGCGGTATCGGGAGCGTCGCTCGGCACACTCGCCGGCACATTCAATATGCCTCTCTATGTCCGGGCGGGTCTTGGCGGCAATCTGTACATTTCCGAGTACGGACGCAACGCGGTCTCCAAGTACAGCCTCGTGCAGAACCAAATAATCTCGAGCTACACGAACCAGATGAACGGTCCCGTCGGCCAGACCGTGCTGCCGGATGGAACGATGCTGGTCACGGAATGGAACGCGGGCATCATCAACAAGTACAACGAGGCGACAGGCGCATTCCTGGGCGCGTTCGTCACCGGCTTCCCGCAATGTAACGACATCCTGGTGACGCCGGACATCGTGCCGGCGCCGGGCGCCCTCGGCGGCATCCTCTTGGGGCTGGCGGTACTCGGGCGTCGGCGTCGTTGA